A portion of the Bdellovibrio bacteriovorus genome contains these proteins:
- a CDS encoding reverse transcriptase domain-containing protein yields the protein MFEVLKKIFLNKVRHKPTAGIDRIRPDRFEKNLDSELETICKKIMEGSFRFRPYKEVLISKGKGKAPRVVSIPTVRDKLVLNWLLIHLQNEFRIDDNFVYTTIDKVRSALLSSKYYYCKLDISGFYDNINHDLLLTSLQEKISSKNLIELTSKAITNPTTPQNARTDETNRLGVPQGIPVSNYLANFFGKRIDVALENNPEVFYIRYVDDLLLLAEDKATLEKCKKILTDRVRSAGLLVNGEKTREGHLRSTGIDFLGYHFTSHTDGKVNLSVRRSSYQKHYLSILRVFSQYARQKKSLKEINMKKFIWDLNLKITGAIIDGDRYGWLFFFSQIDESCHQIFALDEFVDAQLRKNGLSRNDLKIKRHSRTLKEIKKNLKNTDYIPKDHNFNADQKRSFLIEVCNVSIEEIGLMSDDQINITFKKAIYLDARQLEKDRGSTS from the coding sequence ATGTTTGAAGTTCTGAAAAAAATTTTTCTTAATAAAGTTCGTCACAAACCTACAGCAGGAATTGATCGCATCCGACCCGATCGATTCGAAAAAAATTTAGATTCAGAACTGGAAACGATCTGCAAAAAAATAATGGAAGGCAGTTTCCGATTCCGGCCCTATAAGGAAGTTTTAATCAGTAAAGGAAAGGGCAAAGCTCCTCGAGTGGTCTCAATTCCTACCGTACGCGACAAATTGGTTCTAAACTGGCTTCTAATACACTTGCAAAATGAATTCAGAATTGATGACAATTTTGTGTACACAACAATCGATAAGGTTAGGTCAGCACTTCTATCTTCGAAATATTACTATTGCAAACTCGATATTTCCGGCTTTTACGACAATATAAATCACGATTTACTTTTGACCAGTTTGCAAGAAAAAATTAGCTCTAAAAATTTGATTGAGCTAACTAGCAAAGCCATAACCAATCCTACTACTCCACAAAACGCGAGAACTGATGAAACCAACCGATTAGGTGTTCCACAGGGAATCCCTGTATCAAACTATCTCGCCAACTTCTTCGGAAAAAGAATAGATGTAGCTCTAGAAAACAACCCGGAGGTTTTTTATATCCGCTATGTCGACGACTTACTCTTACTTGCAGAAGATAAGGCTACACTAGAAAAATGTAAAAAAATTCTAACCGACAGAGTGCGCTCGGCTGGCCTCTTAGTAAATGGCGAAAAAACTCGCGAGGGTCACCTTCGAAGCACCGGTATCGACTTTCTGGGCTATCATTTTACATCACATACCGATGGGAAAGTTAACCTCAGCGTCCGCCGCAGCTCCTATCAAAAACATTACTTATCAATTTTGAGAGTCTTTTCCCAATATGCTCGACAAAAGAAATCTCTCAAAGAAATAAATATGAAAAAATTTATTTGGGATTTAAACCTTAAGATTACGGGAGCCATCATTGATGGCGACCGCTATGGCTGGCTATTCTTTTTTTCACAAATAGATGAATCTTGTCACCAGATTTTCGCGTTAGACGAGTTCGTGGATGCACAACTTAGAAAAAACGGCCTTTCGCGAAATGACCTCAAAATAAAAAGGCACTCAAGAACACTTAAAGAAATTAAAAAAAATCTAAAAAATACGGACTATATACCTAAAGATCATAACTTTAATGCTGATCAAAAAAGGAGTTTTCTGATTGAAGTATGCAATGTCTCAATAGAAGAAATAGGCCTAATGAGCGACGACCAGATAAACATCACCTTTAAAAAGGCTATCTACCTCGATGCTCGACAGCTCGAAAAAGACCGCGGATCAACCTCCTAG
- a CDS encoding SLATT domain-containing protein, whose amino-acid sequence MKTEQLTNRIWLTKKARMNAENRLLRVDFILSYLLVYYSTSLAALQLSPLYFEINNEGQFNWITTTMSIFVLLFSTIMASSNFKLRADKMKSSYILLTQLEYDLSYGSSASDIASRYTLILDRTDNHSQRDYEKAQLWSKAHPDETVFSTIYRHLKYAGITAAIYIVVIASLAIPFLLLIKFIYPELKNV is encoded by the coding sequence ATGAAGACAGAACAACTCACTAATCGCATCTGGCTGACAAAAAAAGCACGAATGAATGCAGAAAATAGACTACTTAGAGTTGACTTTATTTTGTCGTACCTTTTGGTTTACTATAGTACTTCACTTGCCGCTCTTCAACTATCTCCCCTTTACTTTGAAATCAACAATGAGGGGCAGTTCAATTGGATCACTACCACAATGTCAATTTTTGTGCTTCTATTTTCTACAATTATGGCGAGCAGCAACTTTAAATTAAGAGCAGATAAAATGAAGTCCTCATATATTCTTCTTACGCAGCTAGAGTACGATTTATCGTATGGTTCAAGTGCTTCCGACATAGCAAGCAGATATACCTTAATTCTGGATAGAACTGACAACCATTCGCAGAGAGACTACGAAAAAGCCCAACTCTGGTCAAAAGCTCACCCAGATGAGACCGTATTTTCAACAATATATAGACACCTAAAATATGCAGGGATAACGGCTGCCATCTATATTGTTGTAATCGCTAGTTTAGCTATTCCCTTCCTGTTACTAATAAAATTTATCTACCCAGAACTTAAGAATGTTTGA
- a CDS encoding DNA methyltransferase, with product MGVKGAWAFRNDKAGNYIICGDNLEWLKQLEDESVDLCYIDPPFFSNKQYEIIWGNGYEVRSFGDRFAGGISHYIEWMRPRVELIHQKLKKTGSIFLHCDWHASHRLRCVLDDVFGENNFRNEIIWKRSSNTSSINGIYKRAHDTIFFYSKSDKYTYHIQRQALSESSLKNYRYTDHKGRYRLVPLLVSGKRNGETGKPWRGVDPNRRGKSGAHWVTIHKHLEEYDRKKLIVWSKNGIPNLKYYLEENKGVAVSDIWDDIKLIGSKADESLGYPTQKPEALIKRIIECASNKGDIVLDCFGGGGTTAKVCADLGRAFITGDVSPVSVKIMTERLYFDVPAIREGKMRLEVKNLPQTDIELKKMNGHLFAEKVCEVQGWKVNDRKSGDKGVDGWTDDGTPIQIKNYEKTSVGRPDLQRFFGALGKKKKGIFVAWEFSKDAKEYIAEKKRDNKVEIVAMECRDIFGGLLLDSTKGKEIERLYLEKRPKNWAKDLVKAEALKKAIDNLETKRNKPVRKKRHVEAG from the coding sequence ATGGGTGTAAAGGGGGCGTGGGCTTTTAGGAACGATAAGGCCGGAAATTATATTATTTGTGGAGATAACCTTGAATGGCTTAAGCAACTCGAAGACGAAAGTGTTGATCTATGTTACATCGACCCGCCCTTTTTTTCTAATAAGCAGTATGAAATTATTTGGGGCAATGGATACGAAGTCCGTTCATTCGGTGATCGCTTCGCGGGCGGGATTTCCCATTATATTGAATGGATGAGGCCAAGAGTTGAGCTCATCCATCAAAAATTAAAAAAGACTGGAAGTATTTTTCTACATTGTGACTGGCATGCATCTCATCGGTTGAGATGTGTCCTCGATGATGTCTTCGGAGAAAATAATTTTCGGAATGAAATCATATGGAAACGAAGTTCTAACACCTCAAGTATCAATGGGATCTATAAAAGAGCTCACGATACAATCTTTTTCTATTCAAAATCAGATAAATATACATACCACATTCAGAGGCAAGCCTTGTCTGAAAGTTCATTAAAAAACTATCGTTACACGGATCACAAAGGTCGATACCGACTTGTTCCGTTGCTTGTTAGTGGAAAGAGGAATGGAGAAACCGGGAAACCTTGGAGGGGCGTCGACCCGAATAGACGTGGAAAATCGGGAGCTCACTGGGTTACTATTCATAAACATTTAGAAGAATACGATAGGAAAAAGCTAATAGTATGGTCAAAGAATGGTATTCCAAATTTGAAATATTATTTGGAAGAAAATAAAGGCGTGGCTGTTTCAGATATCTGGGATGATATTAAACTCATCGGGTCGAAAGCTGATGAGAGTTTGGGCTATCCAACTCAAAAACCTGAGGCGTTAATTAAAAGGATTATCGAGTGCGCTTCCAACAAAGGTGATATCGTACTTGATTGCTTTGGAGGCGGAGGAACCACTGCAAAAGTTTGTGCTGACCTTGGTAGGGCATTTATCACGGGCGACGTTTCACCTGTATCTGTGAAGATTATGACCGAGCGATTGTACTTTGATGTTCCAGCAATTCGAGAGGGAAAAATGAGACTTGAAGTCAAAAATCTTCCGCAAACTGATATTGAACTCAAAAAAATGAATGGTCATTTATTCGCTGAAAAAGTCTGTGAAGTTCAGGGTTGGAAAGTGAATGATCGAAAATCTGGCGACAAAGGAGTTGACGGATGGACCGATGATGGAACTCCGATCCAGATCAAGAACTACGAAAAAACTTCAGTCGGTCGCCCAGATTTACAAAGGTTTTTTGGGGCATTGGGTAAAAAGAAAAAGGGTATTTTTGTTGCGTGGGAGTTTTCCAAAGATGCCAAGGAATACATTGCTGAAAAAAAACGAGATAATAAAGTTGAAATTGTAGCGATGGAATGCCGGGATATATTCGGCGGGCTTCTTCTGGATAGTACCAAAGGAAAGGAAATTGAAAGGTTATATCTCGAGAAAAGACCAAAAAATTGGGCTAAAGATTTAGTGAAGGCGGAGGCATTAAAAAAAGCTATCGATAACTTGGAAACTAAGAGGAATAAGCCGGTGCGTAAAAAACGTCATGTAGAAGCGGGTTAA